From one Mustela nigripes isolate SB6536 chromosome 16, MUSNIG.SB6536, whole genome shotgun sequence genomic stretch:
- the LOC132003632 gene encoding olfactory receptor 1D2-like yields the protein MLVLMFQTVEEMDGSNHSGVSEFLLLGISDIPEQQQVLFWMFLSMYLVTVVGNVLIILAISFDPRLHTPMYFFLANLSFTDLFFVTNTIPKMLVSLQSQNKAISYAGCLTQLYFLVSLVALDNLILATMAYDRYVAICRPLHYTTVMSPGLCILLLTLCWALSIFYGLTHTLLMTRVTFCGSQKIHYIFCEMYVLLRLACSNTQVNHTVLIATGSFIFLAPLGFMIMSYVWIVKAILRIPSASSKYKAFSTCASHLAVVSLFYGTLCMVYLQPLKTYSMKDSVATVMYAVVTPMMNPFIYSLRNKDMLGALGRLLLGKAFQRLT from the coding sequence ATGTTGGTGCTGATGTTTCAGACAGTTGAGGAAATGGATGGAAGCAATCACAGTGGAGTCTCTGAGTTTCTGCTCCTGGGGATCTCAGACATTCCTGAGCAGCAGCAGGTCCTGTTCTGGATGTTCCTGTCCATGTATCTGGTCACAGTGGTGGGAAATGTGCTCATCATCCTGGCCATCAGCTTTGATCCCCGCCTGcacacacccatgtacttcttcctggccAACCTCTCCTTCACTGACCTCTTCTTCGTCACCAATACAATCCCCAAGATGCTGGTGAGCCTCCAGTCTCAGAACAAAGCCATCTCCTATGCAGGGTGTCTGACACAGCTCTACTTCCTAGTCTCCTTGGTGGCCTTGGACAACCTCATCCTGGCCACAATGGcatatgaccgctatgtggccatctgccgCCCCCTCCACTACACCACGGTCATGAGCCCTGGGCTCTGCATTTTGCTCCTCACCTTGTGTTGGgcactttctattttttatggcCTCACCCACACCCTCCTCATGACCAGGGTGACATTCTGCGGTTCCCAGAAGATACACTACATCTTCTGTGAGATGTATGTCCTGCTGAGGCTGGCATGTTCTAACACTCAAGTCAATCACACAGTGCTGATTGCTACAGGATCTTTCATCTTCCTTGCCCCACTAGGATTCATGATCATGTCCTATGTCTGGATTGTCAAAGCCATCCTCCGAATACCCTCAGCCTCTAGCAAGTACAAAGCCTTCTCCACCTGTGCTTCCCATTTGGCTGTGGTCTCCCTCTTCTATGGGACACTTTGTATGGTATATCTGCAGCCCCTCAAAACCTACTCCATGAAGGACTCAGTAGCCACAGTGATGTATGCTGTGGTGACCCCCATGATGAACCCTTTCATCTACAGCCTGAGGAACAAGGACATGCTTGGGGCTCTGGGAAGGCTTCTCTTAGGGAAAGCCTTTCAGAGGTTGACATGA